Proteins encoded by one window of Nocardia goodfellowii:
- a CDS encoding MerR family transcriptional regulator — protein sequence MMTIGELASYAGVTVRAVRHYHAKGLLPEPERDRSGYRSYDAAAAVELIRIRTLAAAGVPLARVRELLRAEPAEFAAAIEEIDERLRGEIAERRRHRERIARLAAGDNLALPAEVVGFLDHLRSLGIDERIVEVERDGWIPLAAHAPERIPEWIARKRDQITHPPLIDFYRTLGRVIDHPEDGRTLGDLADRIADYLSRLADERGDDYLGGDIEPSLVHLPDALAVGTWPAAHRFLELLRQRGWTGWTRIERVDPAT from the coding sequence ATGATGACGATCGGCGAGCTGGCGTCCTACGCCGGGGTGACGGTGCGCGCGGTCCGGCACTATCACGCCAAAGGCCTTCTCCCGGAACCGGAACGCGACCGCTCCGGCTACCGGAGCTACGACGCCGCCGCCGCGGTCGAGCTGATCCGGATCCGCACCCTCGCCGCGGCGGGCGTCCCCCTCGCTCGCGTCCGGGAGTTGCTGCGAGCCGAACCGGCCGAGTTCGCCGCGGCCATCGAGGAGATCGACGAGCGACTGCGCGGCGAGATCGCCGAACGCCGGCGGCACCGCGAACGCATCGCGCGACTCGCCGCCGGCGACAACCTCGCCCTGCCGGCCGAAGTCGTCGGCTTCCTCGACCACCTGCGGTCACTCGGCATCGACGAACGAATCGTCGAGGTGGAACGGGACGGCTGGATTCCCCTGGCCGCCCACGCTCCCGAACGAATCCCGGAATGGATCGCCCGCAAGCGCGACCAGATCACCCATCCGCCACTCATCGACTTCTACCGCACCCTCGGCCGGGTCATCGACCACCCGGAGGACGGTCGAACACTCGGCGACTTGGCCGACCGGATCGCCGACTACCTGAGCCGGCTGGCCGACGAGCGCGGCGACGACTATCTGGGCGGCGACATCGAACCGTCTCTGGTGCACCTGCCGGACGCGTTGGCTGTCGGCACCTGGCCAGCCGCGCACCGTTTCCTAGAGCTACTCCGTCAGCGCGGCTGGACCGGCTGGACCAGAATCGAGCGAGTGGACCCTGCGACCTAG
- a CDS encoding alpha/beta fold hydrolase, translated as MTTNNHTIRRFTVHHDGVTIPVTRGGHGPTLLFCPGLTSSQEELRELIDLLRHDFEVVSFDLRGHGLSTAAERYSFETFAADFGAVVAELERFELSTKPILAGHSYGADLIVHYAAHHPGTAAGLVLIDGANPLPEPFITQVDLPEFRAMWESSAPWHEAATGTPRRMSLTPAEILELNMELDGIRAEHLDRYRKVDCPITMIMSTAMAGAGGEGRIPRHNQLWRDGVDRLVRDQPHIVTHWLDAGHGLVVTHAADVARLVRSCRTPARPSDRAHN; from the coding sequence ATGACTACGAACAACCACACGATTCGACGGTTCACTGTGCACCATGACGGGGTCACGATCCCGGTGACCCGCGGCGGGCACGGGCCGACGCTGCTTTTCTGCCCCGGCTTGACCTCGTCGCAGGAGGAATTGCGCGAGCTGATCGACCTGTTGCGACACGATTTCGAAGTGGTGTCCTTCGACCTGCGCGGCCATGGGCTCTCCACGGCGGCCGAGCGGTATTCCTTCGAGACGTTCGCCGCTGATTTCGGGGCCGTGGTGGCTGAACTCGAACGGTTCGAGCTGTCCACGAAGCCGATACTCGCGGGTCACTCCTACGGCGCGGATCTGATCGTGCACTACGCGGCGCACCATCCCGGAACCGCCGCGGGGCTGGTGCTCATCGACGGGGCCAACCCGCTGCCCGAACCGTTCATCACGCAGGTCGATCTGCCGGAGTTTCGCGCGATGTGGGAAAGCTCGGCGCCGTGGCACGAAGCCGCGACGGGGACGCCGCGCCGAATGTCGCTCACCCCTGCGGAAATACTCGAGCTCAACATGGAGCTGGACGGAATCCGGGCGGAGCATCTCGACCGGTATCGGAAGGTCGACTGCCCGATCACCATGATCATGTCGACCGCCATGGCCGGCGCCGGCGGCGAAGGCCGGATACCGCGGCACAATCAACTCTGGCGGGACGGCGTCGACCGGCTGGTCCGGGACCAACCGCACATCGTCACGCACTGGCTCGACGCCGGCCACGGGCTGGTCGTCACGCACGCCGCCGACGTCGCGCGGCTCGTCCGGAGCTGCCGGACACCCGCCCGCCCCAGCGACCGCGCGCACAACTAG
- a CDS encoding polyprenyl synthetase — protein MSQQRNERGSRSEEAVLLAAGLADVALSRIGPVLERAVGLLRRSDLPGLAREAETDLKARGRLALDRSTVLPPAHLEILAQHVVARETGPDAG, from the coding sequence ATGTCGCAGCAGCGGAATGAACGCGGATCTCGAAGCGAGGAAGCGGTGCTGCTGGCCGCGGGGCTAGCGGACGTGGCGCTGAGCCGGATCGGCCCGGTGCTGGAGCGCGCGGTGGGATTGCTACGGCGGTCGGACCTTCCGGGCCTGGCCCGGGAAGCGGAGACCGACTTGAAGGCGCGCGGCCGGCTGGCGCTGGACCGCAGCACCGTGCTGCCGCCCGCCCACCTGGAGATCCTCGCGCAGCATGTCGTGGCCCGGGAGACTGGTCCCGATGCCGGCTGA
- a CDS encoding polyprenyl synthetase family protein: MPADRYDARVFKARVDEVLGEFVGRERDQLLDIDPRLGPVAEQLVSASGQGKRFRAAFCYWGWRAAGQPDSDAFLRAAAALELVHAAASVHDDIIDDSPLRHGRPTAHVALHAPPRRTVDTEQTGKALAMLVGDLLMALAGQMFVTSGLPAAYLSRARPLWAVLARELIAGECLEILCTGAVPDVAESLKVVRYKTAKYTVEQPLLIGGALGGANDRMRKAFSAYGLPLGEAFQLRDDLLGLFGDRASTGKANLDDLRGRRPTALLAETWRAADRAQRERLTWLLNRSEPDDTTLGELRELMTRVGAPARIEQMITARVEEATGALTDLPAPAAHALTELARAATTRRY; the protein is encoded by the coding sequence ATGCCGGCTGACCGGTACGACGCCCGCGTCTTCAAGGCACGCGTGGACGAAGTACTCGGCGAATTCGTCGGGCGGGAACGTGACCAGTTGCTCGACATCGATCCACGATTGGGTCCGGTGGCCGAGCAGCTGGTGTCGGCAAGCGGTCAGGGCAAGCGGTTTCGAGCGGCGTTCTGCTATTGGGGCTGGCGCGCGGCCGGGCAACCGGACAGCGACGCCTTCCTCCGGGCCGCCGCGGCATTGGAATTGGTGCACGCGGCGGCGAGCGTGCACGACGACATCATCGACGACAGTCCGCTGCGGCACGGCCGGCCGACCGCGCACGTCGCGCTGCACGCACCGCCGCGCCGGACAGTCGACACGGAGCAGACCGGCAAGGCGCTGGCCATGCTGGTCGGTGATCTGCTGATGGCGCTGGCCGGTCAGATGTTCGTGACCAGCGGCCTGCCCGCCGCCTACCTGTCGCGGGCGCGCCCGCTGTGGGCGGTGCTGGCCCGCGAACTCATCGCCGGCGAATGCCTCGAGATCCTGTGCACGGGCGCGGTCCCGGACGTCGCCGAGTCGCTGAAGGTCGTGCGCTACAAGACGGCGAAATACACCGTCGAACAACCGCTGCTGATCGGGGGCGCGCTCGGCGGTGCGAATGACCGGATGCGAAAAGCATTCTCCGCGTACGGTTTACCACTGGGGGAGGCCTTCCAGCTGCGCGACGATCTGCTCGGCCTGTTCGGTGACCGAGCCAGCACCGGCAAGGCGAATCTCGACGACCTGCGCGGCCGCCGCCCCACCGCCCTGCTCGCCGAAACCTGGCGGGCCGCCGACCGCGCGCAGCGGGAACGACTGACGTGGCTGCTCAACCGGAGCGAACCCGACGATACGACCCTGGGTGAACTGCGCGAGCTGATGACCCGGGTGGGCGCGCCCGCGCGGATCGAGCAGATGATCACCGCCCGGGTCGAGGAGGCCACGGGGGCACTGACCGATCTGCCCGCGCCCGCCGCGCACGCGCTGACCGAGCTCGCGCGCGCCGCGACCACGCGCCGCTACTGA
- a CDS encoding oxygenase MpaB family protein, which translates to MTYTKSSMDALRRHGDELADATVATLFERGEVGKFNTLMRYVSTAGAPLPDGLPEVAREYLHVTASPPAWVDWEEMEKARLFFIDNNVHISTALSFASMPACYVLPPVAKLLSATHSLEYPSKRMAETGQFTVYLMQPDAFEAGSRFIPAVQKVRLLHAAIRHHLARENRWDIETSGTPICQEDMIGGQMLFSILVLDSLHRLNIHMSVDGAEAYFYAWRVVGAMLGVDQAHAPADMAAARQFLDLYMIRHMGPSPEGVRLTRQLIDLYEEVVPGTFFDPVVAALIRYLIGDTCADWLDVPRTAWDTAVKTVPALLGVLETIEDSSPMGEWALDRLGHLTTWFELSSLTRGRVMHYAIPEELKPAFGISSAASRTRRWTPPEPTIATP; encoded by the coding sequence ATGACCTACACCAAGTCCTCGATGGACGCGCTGCGCCGCCACGGCGACGAACTCGCCGATGCCACCGTGGCCACCCTGTTCGAGCGCGGCGAGGTGGGCAAGTTCAACACCCTCATGCGTTACGTCTCCACCGCGGGCGCACCGTTACCCGACGGCCTGCCCGAGGTCGCCCGGGAATATCTACACGTCACCGCGAGCCCGCCCGCCTGGGTGGATTGGGAGGAGATGGAAAAGGCCCGGCTGTTCTTCATCGACAACAACGTGCACATCTCCACCGCGTTGTCCTTCGCGTCCATGCCCGCCTGCTATGTCCTGCCGCCGGTCGCGAAACTGCTCTCGGCCACCCATTCGCTGGAGTATCCGTCCAAGCGGATGGCCGAGACCGGGCAGTTCACCGTCTATCTCATGCAGCCCGACGCCTTCGAAGCCGGTAGCCGGTTCATTCCGGCAGTGCAGAAGGTGCGGTTGCTGCACGCGGCGATCCGGCACCATCTGGCTCGCGAGAACCGCTGGGACATCGAGACTTCGGGCACGCCGATCTGCCAGGAGGACATGATCGGCGGCCAGATGCTGTTCTCCATCCTGGTGCTCGACAGCCTGCACCGGCTGAACATTCACATGAGCGTGGACGGCGCCGAAGCGTATTTCTATGCCTGGCGGGTGGTGGGCGCCATGCTCGGCGTCGACCAGGCGCACGCGCCCGCGGATATGGCCGCCGCGCGGCAGTTCCTCGACCTCTACATGATTCGGCACATGGGTCCCAGCCCGGAGGGCGTGCGGCTCACCCGCCAACTCATCGACCTCTACGAGGAGGTCGTCCCGGGCACCTTCTTCGACCCGGTGGTCGCCGCGCTGATCCGCTACCTGATCGGCGACACCTGTGCCGACTGGCTCGACGTGCCGCGCACCGCCTGGGACACCGCCGTCAAAACCGTTCCTGCGCTGCTCGGCGTCCTGGAAACCATCGAGGACAGTTCACCCATGGGCGAATGGGCACTGGATCGTCTCGGCCACCTCACCACCTGGTTCGAACTCAGCTCGCTCACCCGCGGCCGCGTCATGCACTACGCCATCCCGGAAGAACTCAAACCCGCCTTCGGCATCTCCTCGGCGGCGTCGCGCACCCGCCGCTGGACCCCACCGGAGCCCACCATCGCCACCCCCTGA
- a CDS encoding nitroreductase/quinone reductase family protein: protein MSRKPYVPPRWFIVLAWYTHRALYRVTGGRVGLGQPKDRTHWGTMRLTTVGRRTGQPRSVMLGYFEDGANLVTLAMNGWGEGEPAWWLNLQARPDATLDLKGGSRAVRGHAATGAERDRLWARWREIDSDLDGFAARRSSETAVVVLEPR from the coding sequence ATGTCGCGCAAGCCTTATGTCCCGCCCCGCTGGTTCATCGTTCTCGCCTGGTACACCCATCGGGCGCTCTACCGCGTCACCGGCGGCAGGGTCGGGCTGGGACAGCCCAAAGACCGGACCCACTGGGGGACGATGCGGCTCACCACGGTAGGACGCCGCACCGGTCAGCCGCGCAGTGTGATGCTCGGCTATTTCGAGGACGGGGCGAACTTGGTGACCCTCGCGATGAACGGCTGGGGTGAAGGGGAACCGGCGTGGTGGCTCAACCTCCAGGCGCGACCGGACGCCACGCTCGACCTGAAGGGCGGTTCACGGGCGGTGCGCGGGCACGCCGCCACCGGCGCGGAACGGGACCGGTTGTGGGCGAGGTGGCGCGAAATCGACAGCGACCTGGACGGTTTCGCTGCCCGCCGCTCGTCCGAGACCGCTGTCGTAGTGCTCGAACCCCGCTGA
- a CDS encoding carboxymuconolactone decarboxylase family protein, translating into MEPRINLFDSEIAAKVVKRLANAHQVYVGGPVPNSTLHLLEIRASQINGCGFCVDMHTKDAAAEGETSLRLNLVAAWREATVFTDAERAALALAEEGTRLADAHQGVSDHTWEQVRKHYDDEQIATLFSAIALINAFNRLNVMAQTPAGGYQPGMFH; encoded by the coding sequence ATGGAACCGCGCATCAACCTCTTCGACAGCGAGATCGCCGCCAAGGTCGTCAAGCGCCTCGCCAACGCGCATCAGGTCTATGTGGGAGGTCCGGTACCGAACTCCACCCTGCATCTGCTCGAGATCCGGGCCAGCCAGATCAACGGTTGCGGCTTCTGCGTCGACATGCACACCAAAGACGCTGCCGCCGAAGGCGAAACCTCGTTGCGGCTGAACCTGGTGGCGGCCTGGCGCGAGGCCACCGTGTTCACCGACGCCGAGCGCGCCGCGCTGGCGCTCGCCGAGGAGGGTACCCGGCTGGCCGATGCCCATCAGGGCGTCAGCGACCACACCTGGGAACAGGTTCGCAAACACTACGACGACGAACAGATCGCCACGCTGTTCTCCGCGATCGCGCTGATCAACGCGTTCAACCGGCTCAATGTCATGGCACAAACCCCCGCCGGTGGTTATCAGCCCGGCATGTTCCACTGA
- a CDS encoding M20/M25/M40 family metallo-hydrolase: MSANGERPESPGRSRAVAEVVELVSALIRFDTSNTGELATTKGERECAQWVADQLQQVGYTTEYVESGQPGRGNVFARLAGADPGRGALLMHGHLDVVPAEASDWSVHPFSGAVRDGYVWGRGAIDMKDMVGMMLAIARQFKVEGTVPPRDIVFAFLADEEAGGKWGAQWLVDNRPDLFEGVTEAVGEVGGFSLTVPRPDGTERRLYLVETAEKGLGWMRLRAKARAGHGSFLHEDNAVTILADAVARLGKHTFPLVISDSVAEFLAAVAEETGLRFDPHSPDIEGQLAKLGTISRIIGATLRDTANPTMLNAGYKANVIPQTAEAVVDCRVVPGRQAAFEREVDELIGPDVQREWITKLDSYETTFDGHLVDAMNDAILAHDPQGRTVPYMLSGGTDAKAFARLGIRCFGFAPLQLPPDLDFSALFHGVDERVPVAALEFGTRVLEHFLLHS; the protein is encoded by the coding sequence GTGTCCGCAAACGGTGAACGTCCCGAATCCCCCGGCAGGTCTCGCGCGGTAGCGGAGGTGGTCGAGTTGGTCAGCGCGCTGATCAGATTCGACACCTCCAACACCGGCGAGTTGGCGACGACCAAGGGCGAGCGCGAGTGTGCGCAGTGGGTGGCCGATCAGCTGCAACAGGTGGGCTACACCACCGAGTACGTCGAGTCCGGGCAGCCGGGCCGCGGCAATGTCTTCGCGCGGTTGGCGGGCGCCGATCCCGGTCGCGGCGCGCTGCTCATGCACGGTCACCTCGACGTGGTGCCCGCCGAGGCCTCCGATTGGAGCGTGCACCCGTTCTCCGGCGCGGTCCGCGACGGCTACGTCTGGGGCCGCGGCGCGATCGACATGAAGGACATGGTCGGCATGATGCTGGCCATCGCCCGCCAATTCAAGGTCGAAGGCACTGTCCCGCCGCGCGATATCGTCTTCGCGTTCCTGGCCGACGAGGAGGCCGGCGGCAAGTGGGGGGCGCAGTGGCTGGTGGACAACCGGCCCGACCTGTTCGAGGGTGTCACCGAGGCCGTCGGAGAGGTCGGCGGGTTCTCGCTGACCGTCCCGCGCCCGGACGGCACCGAGCGCCGCCTGTATCTGGTCGAAACCGCCGAAAAGGGTTTGGGCTGGATGCGGTTGCGCGCCAAGGCCCGCGCCGGGCACGGCTCCTTTTTGCACGAGGACAATGCGGTCACCATTCTCGCCGACGCGGTGGCCCGCCTCGGTAAGCACACTTTTCCGCTGGTGATCTCGGATTCGGTAGCGGAATTCCTGGCGGCGGTGGCCGAGGAAACGGGTCTGCGATTCGATCCGCACAGTCCCGATATCGAAGGTCAACTCGCCAAACTCGGCACCATTTCCCGCATTATCGGCGCCACCCTGCGCGATACCGCGAATCCGACCATGCTCAATGCCGGATACAAGGCCAATGTCATCCCGCAGACGGCCGAAGCCGTGGTCGACTGCCGGGTGGTGCCGGGCCGCCAGGCCGCGTTCGAACGCGAAGTCGACGAACTCATCGGCCCGGACGTGCAGCGCGAGTGGATCACCAAGCTCGATTCCTACGAGACCACCTTCGACGGCCACCTGGTCGACGCCATGAACGACGCGATCCTGGCGCACGATCCACAGGGCCGCACCGTGCCCTACATGCTCTCCGGCGGCACCGACGCGAAAGCCTTCGCCCGCTTGGGTATTCGCTGCTTCGGATTCGCGCCGTTGCAGCTGCCGCCCGATCTGGACTTCAGTGCCCTGTTCCACGGCGTGGACGAGCGGGTTCCGGTGGCCGCGCTCGAATTCGGCACCCGGGTACTGGAACACTTCCTGTTGCACAGCTGA